The Corynebacterium occultum sequence GGCCACGATGAAGTCACCGGCCACTTCATGGCAGGAGATGGTGCTGGTGGCCACGGCCAGTTCCAGATCACAGCGGACATCACCGGTTCCGCCATGAAATTCGTGGTGGCCTATGTGGAGATCTACCACACCTCCGCCCGGGACGGCTCACCCCTGGACCGGGTGGTGGTGCCGGTGATCCTGGGAACCAGAATCGTGCCCGGCTACACCACCTACCTGGAACATGTGGTCCGCAGCGGAGAAACCCTCTGGGCCATCGCACAGCAGCACTACGGCAACGGCAACCTCTATCACCGCCTGGTCACCGCCAACCCCTCGATCACCAACCCCAACGTGATCCACGCAGGAGATGTGATCAGGGTGCCGCGGGATAATTAACCTGCTCTGCCGCCGGCGAAGCGGATATCTTAGTTCCTGGCTCGAAGCCTTAGCTGCAGTTCCAAGTCCTCCAAATTTTACTTGGTGTTGAGCAGCT is a genomic window containing:
- a CDS encoding Gmad2 immunoglobulin-like domain-containing protein, whose product is MSIHVQQPQPYDIVSDNIQIAGVAGGAFEASYNYRITEGHDEVTGHFMAGDGAGGHGQFQITADITGSAMKFVVAYVEIYHTSARDGSPLDRVVVPVILGTRIVPGYTTYLEHVVRSGETLWAIAQQHYGNGNLYHRLVTANPSITNPNVIHAGDVIRVPRDN